From Woronichinia naegeliana WA131, the proteins below share one genomic window:
- a CDS encoding biotin transporter BioY has product MNINPDPNLAKSDNDTPSPMKVSFPLEMLWAAIGLLLTILSTFVEAFITNPPWEWMNKGIYSHSLGITYQIGAVLLTGCLGGKNAGALSQVAYILLGLAWLPIFGHGGGWNYWQEPSFGFILGFVPGAWLCGFLAFQDKAKIEGLAFSSLAGLGVIHGIGICYLIFLTLAKIPSPPILTWENLPTAIFNFSLVALPGQIILVCLSAVLAFFIRKLLFY; this is encoded by the coding sequence GTGAATATCAATCCTGATCCCAATCTTGCCAAGTCTGACAACGATACACCTTCTCCCATGAAGGTATCCTTTCCCCTGGAAATGCTTTGGGCGGCGATCGGCCTGCTTTTAACCATTTTAAGCACGTTTGTTGAGGCCTTTATTACCAATCCGCCCTGGGAGTGGATGAATAAGGGCATTTATTCTCATTCTCTAGGGATTACCTACCAAATTGGGGCCGTTCTTCTAACAGGCTGTCTGGGCGGCAAGAATGCTGGTGCTCTTTCCCAGGTGGCTTATATTCTGTTGGGGTTGGCTTGGCTACCGATTTTTGGTCATGGGGGAGGCTGGAATTATTGGCAGGAACCCAGTTTTGGGTTTATTTTAGGATTTGTGCCAGGGGCTTGGCTGTGCGGCTTTTTGGCTTTTCAGGACAAAGCTAAGATCGAAGGTTTGGCCTTTAGTTCCTTAGCGGGGCTAGGGGTGATTCATGGCATTGGTATTTGCTACTTAATTTTTCTAACCCTGGCAAAAATTCCCAGTCCTCCTATTTTGACCTGGGAGAACTTGCCAACAGCAATTTTTAATTTTTCTCTGGTTGCCTTACCCGGACAAATTATTCTGGTTTGTTTGAGCGCAGTCTTAGCTTTTTTTATTCGTAAATTACTTTTCTATTAA
- the lspA gene encoding signal peptidase II, giving the protein MRKKSLFWLVAIAGLFLDQITKHWIVGHLQQPGTTLPLIPTIFHLTYVLNSGAAFSAFRGGSGWLKWLSLGVSIGLIIFVSRVPKISRLEQFAYGCILAGALGNGIDRFLWGQVVDFLDFRWIHFPIFNVADILINMGIIGLLISNLPRRYKVDN; this is encoded by the coding sequence ATGAGAAAAAAATCTCTATTCTGGTTAGTGGCGATCGCTGGTCTATTTTTAGATCAAATAACTAAACACTGGATAGTCGGTCATCTTCAACAACCTGGAACCACCTTGCCACTAATTCCAACTATCTTTCATCTTACCTATGTCTTAAATTCAGGAGCCGCCTTTAGTGCTTTTCGGGGTGGATCAGGTTGGTTAAAATGGTTATCTCTAGGGGTGAGTATTGGCTTAATTATTTTTGTTAGCAGAGTCCCTAAAATATCTCGACTCGAACAGTTTGCCTATGGTTGTATTTTAGCCGGAGCCTTGGGCAATGGTATAGACCGTTTTCTCTGGGGACAGGTGGTTGATTTTTTAGATTTTCGATGGATTCATTTTCCAATTTTTAATGTAGCTGATATTTTGATTAATATGGGAATTATCGGATTGTTAATTAGTAATCTTCCACGCCGTTATAAGGTAGATAATTAG
- a CDS encoding ISKra4 family transposase, giving the protein MTAKLINVEGSKIKIELTLELSRSMLDTEINIQKGLNEVGCIASKEALKYLDTDGSPLKIGEEIWKSKGEQPKEYQTPYGEVIVNRHVYQRSVGGKTYCPLEREARIIITSTPLLAKQVSSKMSGMAGKEVKNDLLENHGRKVALSYIQRLSEAVGSVVQAKEEAWSYAPPKEDSQIATVGIGLDGTCMLMCEDGYREAMVGTVSLYDSEGERQHTIYLGAAPEYGKKSFLERLEREIERAKKRYPEATLVGIADGAESNWKFLEKQTEEQILDFYHASGYLGALAEALHPNTVSKQKEWLTENCRELKHEKGKAGELLNLMKEVKEEKSHSKNLTEKLQAAITYYENHQHQMDYAEYLEKKYPIGSGVTEAACKTLVKQRLCCSGMRWKEKGAGIILSLRALVLTKERWSQFWAKLDQYGFPVEP; this is encoded by the coding sequence ATGACAGCAAAACTAATTAATGTAGAGGGTTCAAAGATAAAAATAGAACTAACATTAGAACTCAGTCGTTCAATGTTGGATACAGAAATAAATATTCAAAAAGGCTTAAACGAAGTAGGTTGCATCGCCAGCAAAGAAGCCTTGAAATATTTAGATACAGATGGTTCACCCTTAAAAATCGGTGAAGAAATCTGGAAGAGTAAGGGAGAGCAACCGAAAGAATATCAAACACCTTATGGTGAGGTTATAGTGAATCGTCATGTATATCAGCGTTCAGTAGGAGGAAAAACGTATTGCCCCTTAGAAAGAGAAGCAAGGATAATCATAACATCAACGCCATTATTGGCAAAACAGGTATCCTCAAAAATGTCAGGGATGGCAGGCAAAGAGGTGAAAAATGATTTATTAGAAAATCATGGTAGAAAAGTAGCGCTATCCTATATCCAAAGATTGAGTGAAGCAGTAGGAAGTGTGGTACAGGCAAAAGAAGAAGCGTGGAGTTATGCCCCGCCCAAGGAGGATAGCCAAATTGCAACAGTGGGAATAGGATTAGATGGAACCTGTATGCTGATGTGTGAGGATGGCTACCGTGAAGCAATGGTGGGAACCGTTTCCCTATACGATAGTGAGGGAGAACGTCAACATACAATCTATCTAGGTGCGGCACCAGAGTATGGAAAAAAGAGTTTTCTAGAAAGATTAGAAAGAGAAATTGAGCGAGCGAAAAAACGTTATCCAGAGGCAACATTGGTCGGGATAGCAGACGGGGCAGAATCAAATTGGAAGTTTTTAGAAAAGCAAACGGAAGAACAGATATTAGATTTCTATCATGCCTCTGGTTACTTAGGTGCCTTGGCAGAAGCGTTGCATCCGAATACAGTGTCAAAACAAAAAGAATGGTTGACTGAAAATTGTCGAGAACTCAAGCATGAAAAAGGAAAAGCAGGAGAACTGCTAAATCTGATGAAAGAAGTCAAAGAAGAAAAAAGTCATTCTAAGAATCTTACCGAGAAACTACAAGCGGCGATTACTTATTACGAGAATCATCAGCATCAAATGGATTATGCTGAATACTTAGAGAAAAAGTATCCGATTGGTTCAGGTGTTACGGAAGCAGCTTGTAAGACGTTGGTCAAACAACGATTATGTTGTTCAGGGATGCGATGGAAGGAAAAAGGAGCAGGAATTATTTTGAGCCTACGAGCTTTGGTATTGACCAAGGAACGATGGAGTCAATTTTGGGCAAAACTTGATCAATATGGGTTCCCTGTAGAACCCTGA
- a CDS encoding HAMP domain-containing histidine kinase produces the protein MNGMIILGSSKARYWSEEEQDLKEIQDALAIAYYIIQTQMTIPTRSLGSEESPLFRVWIEATRQQLEQQRQWNQQLIHNIVTIMSDQTRNPLATIRMGIEMLRKRPPSPEVLTQRLDMMEQQWRKLNDINEKILQLRTLKCDQNSLVFQSVNLIAFLESFLTRYQEEGAAIASRRREIKTKWPEETVFVNVDINCLKKILQELITNAEKFALPHTPIQLEIQDHLETDSNKVTVYCRNFSHHIPPKHLKYLFDPFYREQWTIDDAIPGIGLGLTIVKTLVEQLNGTIDVICEPTDSPDFCSIIFVLVLPQKSLAK, from the coding sequence ATGAATGGCATGATTATTCTTGGCTCCTCAAAGGCAAGGTATTGGTCAGAGGAAGAACAAGATTTAAAAGAGATCCAGGATGCTTTGGCGATCGCTTATTACATTATCCAAACCCAAATGACGATTCCAACCCGTAGTCTAGGCTCGGAGGAAAGTCCCCTTTTTCGTGTTTGGATCGAGGCCACTCGCCAACAGTTAGAACAGCAACGACAATGGAATCAGCAACTGATCCATAATATTGTCACCATCATGAGCGATCAGACTCGTAATCCTTTAGCGACGATTCGGATGGGGATTGAGATGCTGCGGAAACGTCCCCCTTCGCCCGAAGTTTTAACCCAACGGCTAGACATGATGGAACAGCAATGGCGCAAGTTAAACGATATCAATGAAAAAATCCTCCAGTTACGAACCCTTAAATGTGATCAGAACAGTTTGGTTTTTCAGTCTGTTAACCTGATTGCTTTTCTAGAAAGTTTTCTAACCCGTTATCAAGAAGAAGGAGCGGCGATCGCTTCTAGACGGCGGGAGATCAAAACCAAATGGCCGGAGGAGACTGTTTTCGTGAATGTGGATATCAACTGTCTTAAGAAAATTTTGCAAGAGCTAATAACGAATGCTGAAAAATTCGCTTTGCCCCACACTCCGATTCAATTAGAAATTCAAGACCATTTAGAGACAGACTCGAATAAGGTGACAGTGTACTGCCGTAATTTTTCCCATCATATCCCCCCGAAACATCTAAAATATCTTTTTGATCCCTTTTACCGAGAGCAGTGGACAATTGATGACGCGATTCCAGGCATTGGCTTGGGGTTAACAATCGTTAAAACGCTGGTCGAACAACTCAATGGTACGATAGATGTAATTTGCGAACCCACTGATAGCCCTGATTTTTGTTCTATTATTTTTGTATTGGTTCTTCCCCAAAAAAGCTTGGCGAAATAA
- the crtH gene encoding carotene isomerase, which yields MNASAYDVIVIGSGIGGLVTATQLAAKGAKVLVLERYLIPGGSAGYFEREGYRFDVGASMIFGFGDQGTTNLLTRALAAVGMTLETIPDPVQIHYHLPQGLDLKVYRDYEKFLQALTAHFPKESQGIRKFYDQCWQVFNCLNAMELLSLEELGYLLRVFFQQPGACLGLVKYLPQNVGDIARRYIQDPELLKFIDMECYCWSVVTADRTPMINAGMVFSDRHYGGINYPKGGVGKIAQKLVEGLEKAGSEIRYKARVTEILLEKGRAVGVKLADGSQYQAQRIVSNATRWDTFGSLLSSENIPKTEVNWQKRYQKSPSFLSLHLGVQANVLPLGTECHHILLEDWQRMEDEQGTIFVSIPTLLDPSLAPADHHIIHAFTPSWLTAWQGLSPQQYQAKKEADGDRLIERLEKIFPGLSAGLDYQEVGTPRTHRRFLGRQDGTYGPIPRHKLWGLLGMPFNRTTVPGLYCVGDSTFPGQGLNAVAFSGFACAHRIAVDLGL from the coding sequence ATGAACGCCTCGGCGTATGACGTGATTGTGATCGGTTCCGGCATTGGTGGGTTGGTAACAGCGACTCAACTGGCGGCGAAAGGGGCAAAAGTATTGGTATTGGAACGATATTTAATTCCTGGGGGTAGTGCGGGCTATTTTGAACGGGAAGGTTATCGCTTTGATGTGGGGGCCTCGATGATCTTCGGTTTTGGCGACCAGGGAACTACCAATCTGTTAACCCGTGCCTTGGCTGCGGTGGGTATGACCCTAGAGACGATTCCTGATCCTGTCCAAATTCACTATCATTTGCCCCAGGGTTTAGATCTGAAGGTGTATCGGGATTATGAAAAATTTTTGCAAGCCTTAACAGCCCATTTTCCCAAGGAAAGTCAAGGAATACGAAAATTCTATGATCAATGCTGGCAGGTGTTTAATTGTCTCAATGCGATGGAGTTGCTTTCCCTAGAAGAATTGGGTTATCTATTGCGCGTTTTTTTCCAACAGCCTGGAGCCTGTTTAGGGTTAGTGAAATATTTACCCCAGAATGTTGGTGATATTGCGCGTCGCTATATTCAAGATCCAGAATTACTGAAGTTTATTGATATGGAATGTTATTGCTGGTCGGTCGTGACCGCCGATCGCACTCCTATGATCAATGCGGGGATGGTTTTCAGCGATCGCCATTATGGCGGTATTAATTATCCCAAGGGAGGGGTAGGAAAAATTGCCCAAAAACTGGTGGAAGGTCTAGAGAAAGCCGGCAGTGAAATTCGATATAAAGCCAGAGTCACAGAAATTTTGCTAGAAAAAGGTCGAGCGGTAGGAGTCAAGTTGGCCGATGGCAGTCAATACCAGGCCCAACGAATTGTGTCTAATGCGACCCGTTGGGATACCTTTGGCTCCCTACTGTCCTCCGAGAATATACCGAAAACCGAAGTCAATTGGCAAAAACGCTACCAGAAATCACCGAGCTTTCTCAGTTTACACCTAGGGGTACAAGCCAATGTTTTGCCGTTGGGAACGGAATGTCACCATATTCTGCTAGAGGATTGGCAACGGATGGAAGATGAACAGGGAACGATCTTTGTTTCGATTCCAACCCTGCTGGATCCCAGTCTCGCTCCGGCGGATCATCATATTATTCATGCTTTTACCCCCAGTTGGTTGACGGCTTGGCAAGGCCTGTCTCCCCAGCAATATCAAGCAAAAAAGGAAGCCGATGGCGATCGCCTGATAGAGCGTTTAGAAAAAATTTTTCCAGGGTTAAGTGCAGGTTTAGATTATCAGGAAGTGGGTACTCCCCGCACCCATCGACGTTTTCTGGGGCGACAGGATGGAACATATGGTCCGATTCCTCGCCATAAACTATGGGGTCTGTTAGGAATGCCCTTTAATCGTACCACAGTACCAGGTTTGTACTGTGTAGGAGATAGCACCTTTCCGGGTCAGGGTCTTAATGCAGTGGCTTTTTCTGGGTTTGCCTGTGCCCATCGCATCGCCGTCGATTTGGGTTTATAG
- a CDS encoding AarF/ABC1/UbiB kinase family protein, translated as MVIQFPPDQSVLWQRVSDSPWQRQLTLMKVAITFAAFLLWDSWRGDRSSAQRQRRANWLVNRLLELGPTFIKIGQSLSTRADLIPPEYIQSLSQLQDRVPPFDSQTAIAVIETELNQPIDQLFHSFEPFPLASASLGQVHRGILPTGEAIVIKVQRPGLESLLNSDFEMLHQGIRLAKRWLPGFKKFAQKYDIEAIYQEFFGLLFQEIDYIHEGKNADRFRVNFSDYPQVKVPIIYWQYTTRKVLTLEYLPGIKVDDRETLNAQGINLDQVIQIGICSYLKQLLLDGFFQSDPHPGNMAVNPQGDLIFYDFGTMAEVKTIAKDQMIQTFFAILRKDGDKILETLLYMGLIEPVSDMSAVKRIINFLLENFREKPIDVRAFEQIGDEVYLMFQQQPFRLPPQMTFILKSLTTLDGIARALDPHYNLIAASQPFIQSVATTSPKASLFATIIQQVQGFMMAQFQRPNRSEQFMQTLEGKIERGELQFRIRSMESDRLLKRIHLAIKSLIYACLTGFTLLSASVLVSTIYVKWAVMGFGLAGLFSLFLLRSLIQLALQERVDNMINK; from the coding sequence ATGGTGATTCAGTTCCCTCCCGATCAATCTGTGTTGTGGCAAAGGGTTTCTGATTCTCCCTGGCAGCGACAGTTAACCTTGATGAAAGTGGCGATTACCTTTGCCGCTTTTTTGTTGTGGGATTCCTGGCGAGGCGATCGCTCTTCTGCTCAACGCCAACGTCGGGCTAATTGGTTAGTGAACCGTTTACTCGAATTAGGGCCAACTTTTATCAAAATTGGGCAGTCCCTTTCTACCCGTGCCGATTTAATTCCCCCAGAATATATTCAGTCCCTGAGTCAACTACAAGATCGAGTCCCTCCTTTTGATTCCCAAACGGCGATCGCGGTCATTGAAACCGAACTGAATCAGCCTATCGATCAGCTTTTCCACTCTTTTGAGCCTTTTCCCTTGGCCTCTGCTAGTTTAGGGCAAGTCCATCGTGGCATTTTACCGACGGGCGAGGCGATCGTGATTAAGGTGCAGCGTCCGGGGCTAGAGTCCCTCTTAAACTCCGATTTTGAAATGTTGCACCAAGGCATACGACTAGCTAAACGATGGCTACCTGGCTTTAAAAAATTTGCTCAAAAATATGATATCGAAGCCATTTATCAGGAATTTTTTGGGCTATTATTTCAGGAAATTGACTATATCCACGAAGGCAAAAATGCTGATCGCTTCCGTGTTAATTTTAGTGATTATCCTCAAGTTAAAGTTCCGATTATTTACTGGCAATATACTACTCGCAAAGTTCTTACCCTAGAATATTTACCTGGCATCAAAGTGGATGATCGAGAAACCTTAAATGCCCAAGGTATTAATCTCGATCAAGTCATTCAGATCGGCATTTGTTCCTATCTCAAACAATTATTATTAGATGGTTTTTTCCAATCCGATCCCCACCCTGGTAATATGGCGGTCAATCCCCAGGGCGATCTGATTTTCTATGATTTTGGCACCATGGCAGAAGTAAAAACCATTGCCAAAGATCAAATGATTCAGACCTTTTTTGCGATTTTACGTAAGGATGGGGACAAGATCCTAGAAACCTTGCTCTATATGGGGTTGATTGAACCAGTCAGTGATATGAGTGCGGTCAAACGCATTATTAATTTTCTGTTAGAAAACTTCCGCGAAAAACCCATTGATGTCAGAGCCTTTGAGCAAATTGGGGATGAAGTTTATCTGATGTTCCAACAACAACCTTTTCGTCTGCCACCTCAGATGACCTTTATTCTTAAATCTCTGACCACTTTAGACGGTATCGCCCGCGCTCTCGATCCCCATTATAATTTGATTGCAGCGAGTCAACCCTTTATTCAAAGTGTGGCTACAACTAGTCCGAAAGCCTCTCTATTCGCTACGATTATTCAACAAGTCCAAGGTTTTATGATGGCTCAATTTCAACGTCCCAACCGAAGTGAGCAGTTCATGCAAACGCTAGAGGGAAAAATTGAACGGGGGGAACTACAATTTCGGATTCGCTCCATGGAAAGCGATCGCCTCTTAAAACGAATTCATCTGGCGATCAAAAGTTTAATTTATGCCTGTTTAACCGGTTTTACGCTGCTATCAGCCTCGGTTTTAGTTTCCACGATTTATGTCAAATGGGCGGTAATGGGATTTGGATTAGCCGGATTATTCAGTTTATTTCTGCTGCGTTCTTTAATTCAATTAGCCCTTCAGGAACGAGTTGATAACATGATTAACAAATAA
- the bioB gene encoding biotin synthase BioB — translation MNVVTTFPPSPTVTVSFEPPSGLEALKSWLADLAQRIIGGERLNKEQALALSRIEGQAAILLLCEAADQIRQACCGNVVDLCSIINVKSGNCSENCGYCSQSVHHPNPDSPIYGLKSQSEILEQAKAAAAAGAKRFCLVSQGRGPLYNSPKSQEFATILETVRQIVEQTDIKPCCALGEVSSEQAEALREAGVTRYNHNLEASESFYPEIVTTHSWQDRVRTIKNLKAAGIQACTGGILGMGESWENRIDLALALRELEVESVPLNLLNARQGTPLADRPHLDPYEALKAIAIFRCILPEQILRYAGGREAIMGSLQNLGLKAGINAMLVGNYLTTLGQPAEQDRAMLESLGLVGGDAPIPGEYQS, via the coding sequence ATTAACGTGGTTACAACATTTCCCCCTTCTCCCACCGTCACAGTTTCTTTCGAGCCACCTTCAGGGTTAGAGGCTTTAAAATCTTGGTTAGCAGACTTGGCGCAACGGATTATTGGGGGGGAAAGGCTAAATAAGGAACAGGCTTTGGCTCTTAGTCGCATCGAAGGGCAAGCAGCGATTTTGTTACTCTGTGAAGCGGCTGATCAGATCCGTCAAGCTTGCTGTGGCAACGTGGTTGATCTCTGTAGCATTATCAATGTCAAGTCTGGTAACTGTTCTGAAAATTGTGGCTACTGCTCCCAATCAGTCCATCATCCCAACCCCGATTCCCCCATCTATGGACTCAAAAGCCAGTCCGAAATTTTAGAACAGGCCAAGGCCGCAGCCGCAGCCGGGGCAAAACGCTTTTGTTTAGTGAGTCAAGGTCGTGGCCCACTTTACAACAGTCCCAAATCCCAGGAATTTGCCACGATTTTAGAGACAGTGCGTCAAATTGTAGAGCAAACTGACATTAAACCCTGTTGCGCTCTAGGGGAAGTGAGTTCAGAACAGGCCGAGGCTCTACGGGAAGCAGGCGTAACTCGCTATAACCACAATCTAGAAGCGTCAGAAAGTTTTTATCCTGAAATTGTCACCACCCATAGCTGGCAAGATCGGGTACGCACGATTAAAAATCTGAAAGCGGCGGGAATTCAAGCCTGTACGGGGGGAATTTTGGGGATGGGGGAAAGTTGGGAAAATCGCATTGATCTGGCCCTGGCTCTACGGGAGCTTGAAGTGGAATCCGTACCCTTAAATTTGCTTAATGCCCGTCAAGGTACACCCCTCGCTGATCGCCCCCATCTGGATCCCTACGAAGCCCTGAAAGCGATCGCCATTTTTCGTTGTATCTTACCGGAGCAAATCCTGCGTTATGCCGGAGGACGGGAAGCCATTATGGGAAGCTTACAAAACCTGGGATTAAAGGCTGGTATTAATGCTATGTTGGTAGGAAATTATTTGACGACCCTGGGCCAACCCGCAGAACAGGATCGTGCCATGTTAGAGTCCCTCGGATTAGTTGGGGGAGACGCGCCCATTCCCGGTGAATATCAATCCTGA
- a CDS encoding IS4 family transposase: MTTAAVEEYKIMLSVGDTTFLDYRNIKEKREGYGPTGKGGNGLILHSALAIEPEKGQVLGLLWQKLWNREVKEKPPTDETAKQKKERQKEQRKAARQRPFEEKESYKWVEALNTCEKQVESSTRVIHVFDREGDVSEVFDSVRQLKHTGVLVRASHNRSLDKNSERLWQHLESEPIRFHQEIEIPSTGKRKARKVKLAVRFCSVNLRTPYRFDNRDPLNVYAVYATEIDCPEGETPLSWMLLTTEVVETIEMAVTILRWYTYRWRVEEFHKVLKSGCQSERYRLASDGMKTLLGFLSVIAVELLHVTYLHRTQPDALAIEILNPLQLQVLKAAASQKLPPILTVAWAVESVAFLGGYLEHRRKTPLGIQVLWRGWLKLHDLCQGWQLAIRT; the protein is encoded by the coding sequence ATGACAACTGCCGCCGTAGAAGAATATAAGATAATGCTATCAGTCGGAGATACGACCTTCTTAGATTATCGCAATATCAAGGAAAAAAGGGAAGGGTATGGGCCGACTGGAAAAGGAGGGAATGGATTAATACTGCATAGTGCTTTAGCAATTGAGCCAGAAAAAGGACAAGTATTAGGTTTATTATGGCAAAAACTGTGGAATAGGGAGGTAAAAGAAAAGCCCCCAACAGATGAAACGGCGAAGCAGAAAAAAGAAAGACAGAAAGAACAAAGAAAAGCAGCTCGTCAAAGACCATTTGAGGAAAAAGAATCCTACAAATGGGTAGAGGCTCTAAACACCTGTGAGAAACAGGTAGAAAGTTCAACGAGGGTAATTCATGTATTTGACAGAGAAGGAGATGTTTCAGAAGTCTTTGACTCAGTGCGTCAACTCAAGCATACAGGAGTGCTGGTCAGAGCGTCTCATAATCGTAGTTTAGACAAAAATAGTGAACGACTTTGGCAACATTTGGAATCAGAACCGATTCGTTTTCATCAAGAAATCGAGATTCCGAGTACAGGAAAAAGAAAAGCACGGAAGGTTAAGCTTGCCGTCCGATTTTGCTCAGTTAATCTACGAACTCCCTATCGTTTTGATAATCGTGACCCGTTGAATGTCTATGCTGTTTATGCGACAGAAATCGATTGTCCCGAAGGCGAAACTCCTTTATCTTGGATGCTTCTGACTACAGAAGTTGTTGAGACTATTGAGATGGCTGTCACTATTCTTCGTTGGTACACCTACCGATGGCGGGTTGAAGAATTTCATAAAGTCCTTAAGTCTGGTTGTCAGAGTGAGCGTTATCGACTTGCCTCTGATGGAATGAAAACTCTTTTGGGTTTTTTAAGTGTCATTGCTGTTGAACTTTTACACGTTACTTATCTTCATCGTACCCAGCCCGATGCTCTCGCGATTGAAATTCTTAATCCTCTTCAACTTCAGGTGTTAAAAGCAGCCGCCTCTCAAAAACTTCCCCCTATTTTGACTGTTGCTTGGGCTGTCGAGTCTGTTGCTTTTCTTGGTGGTTATCTTGAACATCGTCGTAAAACTCCTCTCGGTATCCAAGTCCTTTGGCGCGGTTGGTTGAAGTTGCATGACCTTTGCCAAGGCTGGCAGCTTGCAATCCGCACTTAA
- a CDS encoding transposase yields MLEWWTKNFASCELGDERLNNRAFSIGKKLSEGFGKALSEVFKGGNELKRAYEFLGIRKQTLSR; encoded by the coding sequence ATGTTGGAATGGTGGACAAAAAACTTTGCCAGTTGTGAATTGGGAGACGAGAGGCTAAACAATCGTGCCTTCTCGATTGGGAAAAAGTTAAGTGAGGGGTTTGGAAAAGCCTTATCAGAAGTGTTTAAGGGAGGAAACGAGTTAAAGAGGGCCTATGAATTTTTGGGAATCCGAAAACAGACTTTGTCAAGATAA